The nucleotide sequence ACTGACACCACTGGCGTCGGATTCCGATCCGAGCGCGGCCCGATCCTCATCGCCCTGATGATGACGACGGGCCTCGTGGCCATCGACTCGACCATCCTCGCCACCGCGGTGCCGTCCATCGTGGACGACCTCGGCGGCTTCGCCTCGTTCCCGTGGCTGTTCTCCATCTACCTGCTCGCGCAGGCGGTGTCGGTGCCGCTGTACGCGAAGCTCAGCGACACCGTGGGGCGCAAGCCGATCATCCTCGTCGGCATCGGCCTGTTCCTCGTGGGATCCGTGCTGTGCGGGTTCGCGTGGAGCATGCCCGCGCTCATCGCGGCCCGCGCGATCCAGGGCCTCGGCGCCGGTGCGGTGGCGCCCATGGCGATCACGATCGCGGGCGACATCTACACGGTCGCCGAGCGCGCGAAGACGCAGGGCTACCTGGCGAGCGTCTGGGCCGTCTCCAGCGTCGTCGGCCCCACCCTCGGCGGCGTCTTCTCCGAGTTCACGACCTGGCGCTGGATCTTCTTCGTCAACGTCCCGCTGTGCCTCCTCGCCGGGTGGATGATCATCCGCCGCTTCCACGAGTCCATCGAGCGCACGAAGCACCGCGTCGACTACGCCGGCGCCGCGCTCCTCACGGTGGGCCTCAGCCTCCTGATCCTGGCGGTCCTCGAGGGCGGCCAGGCCTGGGCGTGGGACTCCGTGCCCAGCGTCGGCGCGTTCGCGGTCGGCGCCGTGCTGATCGTCGCGTTCCTGCTGGTGGAGCGCCGCGCGGCCGAGCCCGTGCTGCCGCTCTGGGTGTTCTCCCGGCGCCTGCTGCTCACGACGACGCTCGTCTCGCTCGGCGTCGGCGCGATCCTCATCGGCCTCACCTCCTACGTGCCCACCTACCTCGAGGGCTCGCTCCGCGTCACGCCGCTCGTCTCCGGCCTCGCGCTCGCGGCGCTCACGATCGGCTGGCCCATCTCGGCGTCGCTGTCGGGCCGGCTCTACCTCCGCATCGGGTTCCGCCGCACCGTGCTCATCGGCATGGCGCTCACCATCGTGGGCACCGGATCCATCGCGCTGCTCGCCGGCACGCCCACGCTCGTCGGGATCGCCGCCGGCTGCTTCGTGGTCGGCCTCGGGCTCGGCCTCGTCGCGACGCCCAGCCTGATCGGCGCGCAGTCGAGCGTCGGCTGGGGCGAGCGCGGGGTCGTCACGGGCGCGAACCTCTTCGCGCGGTCGATCGGCAGCGCCGTGGGCGTCGCCGTCTTCGGCGCGATCGCCAACGCGATCTTCGCCGCGTCGGCCGGCGGGCAGCGGGATCCGGACGCCGTGATCGCCGCGTCCGGCGCCGTCTTCCTCGCTGTCGGCGTGTGCGCGCTGGCGACGGTCGTCGCGGGCCTGCTGATGCCGGAGTCGCGCGTCGAGGACACCGAGCTCGCGCGCGCCGAGCCCGTCGTCGACTGACCCGCCGCGCCGCGCGCGCGATTCGCGGGAATGCCGACCCCGCCCCTACAGTTGACTCGAATGCATACGTTCGCATGGATCAGGGAAGCAGGGCAGCATGGCGCAGGAGATCGAGCTCGGACTGGACACGTTCGGGGACGTCACGGTCGGACCGGACGGCCGCGAGCTGCCCTACGCCGAGGTGATCCGCAACGTCGTCGCCGAGGGCGTGCTGGCCGACCAGGTCGGCATCGACTTCATCGGCCTCGGTGAGCACCACCGCGACGACTACGCGATCTCCTCCCCCGAGGTCGCGCTCGCCGCCATCGCCGCGAAGACCTCGCGCATCCGCCTCGGCTCCGCGGTCACCGTGCTCAGCTCGGACGACCCGGTGCGCGTCTTCCAGCGCTTCGCCACGCTCGACGCCGTCTCGGACGGGCGTGCCGAGGTCATCCTCGGCCGCGGATCCTTCACCGAGTCGTTCCCGCTCTTCGGCTACGAGCTGAGCGACTACGAGCGCCTCTT is from Clavibacter sp. A6099 and encodes:
- a CDS encoding MFS transporter; translation: MTDTTGVGFRSERGPILIALMMTTGLVAIDSTILATAVPSIVDDLGGFASFPWLFSIYLLAQAVSVPLYAKLSDTVGRKPIILVGIGLFLVGSVLCGFAWSMPALIAARAIQGLGAGAVAPMAITIAGDIYTVAERAKTQGYLASVWAVSSVVGPTLGGVFSEFTTWRWIFFVNVPLCLLAGWMIIRRFHESIERTKHRVDYAGAALLTVGLSLLILAVLEGGQAWAWDSVPSVGAFAVGAVLIVAFLLVERRAAEPVLPLWVFSRRLLLTTTLVSLGVGAILIGLTSYVPTYLEGSLRVTPLVSGLALAALTIGWPISASLSGRLYLRIGFRRTVLIGMALTIVGTGSIALLAGTPTLVGIAAGCFVVGLGLGLVATPSLIGAQSSVGWGERGVVTGANLFARSIGSAVGVAVFGAIANAIFAASAGGQRDPDAVIAASGAVFLAVGVCALATVVAGLLMPESRVEDTELARAEPVVD